From Amycolatopsis sp. WQ 127309:
GCTCGCGCCCCAGTGAGCCGGCTCGCGCCGGCGGAGAGCCCAGCTGGCCGTCCACCTTCGCGCGCGGCGCGATCTACGCGCTGGGCAAGGCCGTCGTTGAGTGGATGATCGACATCGCGACGTCCAACGACAGCTAAATCACGAACGGCGGTGCATAGGGGTTCGCCGGCGCGTTGACGAGCCCCTATGCACCGCCTGGCTTCGGGATGTCGAAGTAGCTTGAGAACCTCACCGCCGGGGCGTACTCGCCCTTCACCTTCACTCGGCCCGTCACGAACATCGCTGCTACCGCTGCGTTGCCCGTGGCCATGCGGATGAAGTCGTCCACCGAGAGGGTGATCGTGGTGTCCGGACTGCGGGACAGGTCTGTGCTGGAAACGCACACTCCGTCCTCGATCACCGTCTGGAAGCGGTCGTAGCCGTCCTCGCCTTGGCCGTCGGAAAAGCGCCAGGAAACCACGAAGTCCACGTGACGAGCGCGGGATGGGAGAAAGTGTTCCGACATTCTGCGGAATATCTCGTCCAGGAAGACCGAGCGTAGTTCCGGGTGGTCGGCGATGGCCTTCAGCTGGTCGCGGGATGCTCGGCGGACGACGTCGACCAGGACGTCTGTCGACAGTGAACTCAGCTCGATGCCCGCGCCCGCGTTTCCCAGCATGTGCAGGGTTTCCAGGACCTGGATGAACTGGCCGGCCGTCAGGTTGCCGATCACCAGCTTCTCGGCGAAGCCGTTGATCGCGTGGCTCGCCCGGATGCGGGCCGGGCGGCGGGAAGTGCGCAGGCGGGATCGCCACGGGCGGTCGTCCGCATTTCGGGGCACGGCGACGAACTATACGGGTTTCGGGAGGTCGAAGAAACCGATCAGGCCGGCGGCAAAGGCGAGGTCACCTTTGACTTTGATTTTTCCCGTGACGAACAACACTGCGGGTGTCGCCTGGTGGGTGATGAGCCGGAAGAAGTCCACGGGGGCGATCGTGATCGTCACCCGAGGATCGGAGCGCATCTCGCGGCTGACCGTGCACGAACCGTGGGAGATGACCGTCTCGTAGCGGTCGTAGCCGCCGTCGCCGGTTCCGCCCGCCATGCGCCAGTGGACGACCGCGTGCAGGTCGCGGGCGCGGTCGGGGCGGATGTGGGCGCCCATTCGGGCGAAGATCTCGTCCAGTACGCGCTCGCGCAACGGCCGCTCGGCGACGACGCTTTCGAGCTGGGCGCGCGATGCGGCGGCGACCAGCGACGCGAAGCGCGCCGGGTCGACCTTGCTCAGGTCGAACGCGGGGGCGCGCTCGGCCAGGCGCAGCAGGGCGTTCAGGAGCCGGCGGAAGTCGTCCTTGCCGAGATCGCGGGGGTTGACCGCGTCGGCGAGGGTGTTGACGTCGAGGGCGTGCGCCTCGGGGCTGAGCGGGTCGAGCCGTTCCAGGGTGTCGAGCAACGCCGCCCCGCGGAGGCCGACGATCTGATCGGCGCTGGTCATCCCGGCATTGTCGGCCATGGTCACTCCCTCTCCAGTTACCCGAGCGTAAGGCTACCCGTCAGTAGGTAGGCGGGCAAGCGTGCCGAAATCACCCCACCGGGTCAACGCCCGGTACCGTCTCCGGTCAGCAACAGGGAGGTCCAGCGTGTCAGAGGATGATCAGCGTCCGCCCGAACGGGCTCGGCGGCTGCCCCGTGCGGTGCGCGAGCGCCAGATCCTGGACGCCGCCGTCCAGGTCTTCTCGCGCCACGGGTACCACGCGGCGTCGATGGACGAGATCTCCGACGTCGCCGGCGTCTCGAAGCCGATGATCTACACCTACCTCGGCTCGAAGGAGGACCTGTTCGGCGCGTGCATCCGCCGCGAGGCGACGCGGCTGCTTGAGGCCATCCAGGCCGGCGTGAAGCCCGATCTGCCGCCGGACATGCAGCTGTGGCACGGCCTGCGGTCGTTCTACCGGTTCGTCGCGGAGTACCGCGAGTCGTGGACGGTGCTGCACCGCCAGGCCCTGACGGTCGGCGGCGCGTTCGCCGCGGAGGTCACCGACATGCGGGCCCGCGCGATCCAGCTGGTCGCGGCGCTCGTCGTGTCCGCCGGCACCCGCAAGGGCGTCGGCGAGCAGGCCGAGTTCTCCGGCGAAGGCCTGTCTGCGGCCCTGGTCGGGGCGGCCGAGTCGCTGGCCGACTGGGCCCTCGACCACCCCGACATCTCGGACGGCGTCCTGGCGTCTTGGCTGATGAACCTCGTCTGGCTCGGCTTCAACGACCTCATCGAGGGCGAGGTCTGGAAGCCGTCAGAGTGAGGTGATCGTGCCGTCCAGGTGGGGTTTCGACTTGCTCCACAGCTCGAACGCCCAGCCCTCCGGCGTGGCCCACGACGTGAAGCCCGCCTTGGCCGGCAGCAGCACCGGCTGTTTGAAGCGGACGTCCACCGTGAACGCCTCCGGCAGACGGCCTTCGAACGCCGCGAGCGCGTGGGCCTTCGTCCACATGCCGTGGGCGATCGCCTTCGGGAAGCCGAACAGGCGCGCCGTCAGCGGGTGCAGGTGGATCGGATTGCGGTCGCCCGAGACCTCCGCGTAGCGCCTTCCGATGTCGCCCGGGACTCGCCAGATCGCGTCCGGGGTCGGGGGCACGAGCTGGTCGCGGCGAGGGGTAGCGCCAGAAGAGCCGCTGCGGCGCAGGTAGGTGCTGACGTCCGTCCACACCGTCTCGTCGCCGACCTGGGCTTCGCTGATGACGTCGAACTGACGCCCCTTCTCGTGCGGGCGCAGGTTCTCCGCGCGGACGCGCACCGTCAGCGGTTCGCCCAGCCGCAGTGCGCGGTGCTGGGTGATGCGGTTCGCGACGTGGACCATGCCCAGCAGCGGGAACGGGAAGCCCTGCTCGGTCATCAGCGCCATCTGCAGCGGGAACGCCAGCATGTGCGGGTACGTCGCGGGCAGCTCGTCGCTCAGCCGGAAGCCGCACACCGTGTTGTACGCGGCGAGGTGCGCCGGATCGACGACGACGCCGGTGCGCACCAGTTCCGTGTCCGGCAGCGACGAGCCGGCCGGCTTGCGCAGGACGCCGCCGAGCAGCGCCTTCGGGTACAGCGTCGCCAGGCTCGGCGTGCTGTCGAGTTCGCGGATCGCCACGTCAGGCCCCCAGCAGGGCCTGGCCGCAGACGCGGACCACGTTGCCGTTCACCGCGGCCGACGCCGGGTTCGCGTACCAGGCGATCGTCTCGGCGACGTCCACCGGCAGGCCGCCCTGGCCGAGGCTCGACAGCCGGCGGCCGGCCTCGCGGATGAACAGCGGGACCGCCGCCGTCATCTTCGTCTCGATGAAGCCCGGCGCCACGGCGTTGATCGTGCCGCCGTACTCCGCGAGCTGCGGCGCGCCGACGTTCACCATGCCGATGACGCCCGCCTTCGACGTCGCGTAGTTCGTCTGGCCGACGTTGCCGGCGATGCCCGCGATCGACGAGACGCCGATGACGCGGCCGTTCTCGTTCAGCACGCGATCGGCGAGCAGCTTGTCGTTCACCGCGAGCTGCGACGCGAGGTTGACGGCGATCACCGAGTCCCACGCGCTTTCGCTCATGTTGCCCAGCGTCTTGTCGCGCGTGATGCCCGCGTTGTGCACGACGACGTCGACGCCGCCGTGACGCTCCTTCAGGTACTCCGCGAGCTTCGCGGGCGCGCTCGGCGACGTGATGTCGAGCTGCAGCGCCGAGCCGCCGATCTTGTTGGCGACCTTCGACAGGTCGGCACCCTGGGCCGGGATGTCGAGGGCGACGACGTGCGCGCCGTCGCGGGCCAGGACGTCGGCGATCGCCGCGCCGATGCCGCGGGACGCGCCGGTGACCAACGCGACCTTGCCGGTGAGGGGCTTCTCCCAGCTGGCCGGCGCGGTCGCCGTCTTGCCTTCGGCGCCGATCCGGATGACCTGGGCGTCGACGAAGGCCGACTTCGCGGACAGCAGGAAGCGCAGCGTCGACTCCGTCGCGTCTTCGGCGCCTTCGGCGACGTACACGAGCTGAGCGGTCGCGCCGCGCTTCAGCTCCTTACCCACGGAGCGCACGAAGCCCTCGAGAGCGCGCTGCGCGATGCGCTCGCGGCCCTCGACCTGCTCCGGCGGGGTGCCCAGGATGACGACGCGGCCGGACGGGCCGACGCTGCGGATCACCGGGTGGAAGAAGTCGTAGACCTCGCGCAGGCGGCCGGGCTCGGTGACGCCGGTGGCGTCGAAGACGAGCGCCGCGTGCCTGTCACCCGAAGTGGTGACGACGTCGATGCCCGCGTCCGCAAGCTGGTCGCGGACCTTCTTCTCCAGGCGTCCGCCGGGCGCGGCGCCCAGAAGTGCGGGACCCTCGAGGGCGGGTTGCCCGGGCTGGTACCGGCGCAGGGTGGCGGGGCTGGGCAGGCCGAGCTTCGGCACCACGAACTTCCCCAACGGGGTTTTCGTGAACTGCTGGTACCTGTCAGCCATCGGTTGCCTCCCGTGCAGTCTGCGTCACGTCGCAGTCTAACCTACTTGCGAGTAGGTTACAGTGTGAGAGAGCCGACCAGAGAGGTGACGTTCATGCCGCCCAAGAAAGCACCAGCCGTCCGCAAGGTCGCGATCATCGGCGGCAACCGGATCCCCTTCGCGCGATCGAACGGCCCGTACGCGAAGGCGTCGAACCAGGACATGTTCACCGCCGCGCTCGACGGCCTGGTCAGCCGCTTCTCCCTGCAGGACGAGGTGATCGGCGAGGTCGCGGCCGGCGCCGTGCTCAAGCACTCGAAGGACTTCAACCTGGCCCGCGAAAGCGTGCTCGGCAGCAAGCTCTCGCCCGCGACACCCGCGTCCGACGTGCAGATGGCGTGCGGCACCGGCCTGCAGGCCATCGTCAACGTCGCGAACAAGATCGCGCTCGGCGAGATCGACTCGGCCATCGCCGGCGGCGTCGACACCACCAGCGACGCGCCCCTGGCCGTGAACGAGGACCTGCGCCAGATCCTCATCCAGCTCAACGCCGCGAAGACGCTCGGCGACCGGCTGAAGCTCGTCGCGAAGATCCGCCCCGGGCACATCGTCCCGGCGATCCCGCGCAACTCCGAGCCGCGCACCGGGCTGTCGATGGGCGAGCACGCGGCGCTGACCGCGAAGATCTGGGAGGTCACCCGCGAGGCGCAGGACGAGCTGGCCGCCGCCAGCCACCAGCACCTCGCCGCCGCCTACGACCGCGGGTTCTTCGACGACCTCGTGACGCCGTTCCTCAAGCTGGCGCGCGATCAGAACCTGCGCGCGGACTCGACCGCGGAGAAGCTCGCCAAGCTCAAGCCGGCGTTCGGCGGTCCGGGCGGCACGATGACCGCGGGCAACTCGACGCCGCTGACCGACGGCGCGTCGACCGTGCTGCTGGCCACCGAGGAGTGGGCGAAGGCGCACAAGCTGCCGGTGCAGGCGTACCTGACGTTCTCGCAGACCGCGGCCGTCGACTACGTGCACGGCGAGGAGGGCTTGCTGATGGCGCCCGCGTACGCCGTACCGCGGATGCTCGCGCGCGCCGGGCTTTCGCTGCAGGACTTCGACTACTACGAGATCCACGAGGCGTTCGCGTCACAGGTGCTGGCCACGCTCAAGGCGTGGGAGGACCCGGCGTTCGCCAAGGAGAAGCTGGAGCTGGACGAGCCGCTGGGCTCGATCGACCGGGCGAAGCTGAACGTCAACGGCTCGTCGCTGGCGGCCGGGCACCCGTTCGCCGCGACCGGCGGCCGGATCGTCGCGACGCTGGCGAAGCTGCTGCACGAGAAGGGGTCCGGCCGCGGCCTGATCTCCATCTGCGCGGCGGGCGGCCAGGGCGTCACCGCGATCCTGGAGAAGTAAGGCACGCGAAAGGGGCCGTCCCGGGTGGGACGGCCCCTTTCGCGTTTGTCAGTTGGGGAGGGCCTTCTCGGCCTTCTTCGCCAGCTTCTTGGCGCGCTTCTCGGCCTTGCGGCCCAGCTTCTCGACGCCGTGACCGGCGTCCTTCGCCGCGCGACGCGCGCGCCAGCCGACCGACGGCTTGCCCGCGGTGTCGGCGACGGCCAGCATCAGCCCACCGGCCAGGCCGGCGTTCTTCAGGAACTGGATCTGCTGCTTCTTCTTCTCGGCCGGGTCCTGGAGCGTCCAGAAGCTGTGCGCCGCCAGCGTCGTCGGGACCAGGCTGCCGAGCAGCAGCGCGGACGTCAGCCGCGGCGCCTTGCCCGTCGCGAACGCGAGGCCCGCGCCGATCTTCACGGCGGCGTCGATGCGGACGAGCGTGGCCGGGTCGCGCGGCACCTGCTCGGGAATGACGCCTTCGAGCTTGTCGAAGGCGTCCGTGAGGAACGGCTCGGCGGTCTTCGCGT
This genomic window contains:
- a CDS encoding SCP2 sterol-binding domain-containing protein, encoding MNGFAEKLVIGNLTAGQFIQVLETLHMLGNAGAGIELSSLSTDVLVDVVRRASRDQLKAIADHPELRSVFLDEIFRRMSEHFLPSRARHVDFVVSWRFSDGQGEDGYDRFQTVIEDGVCVSSTDLSRSPDTTITLSVDDFIRMATGNAAVAAMFVTGRVKVKGEYAPAVRFSSYFDIPKPGGA
- a CDS encoding SCP2 sterol-binding domain-containing protein, yielding MADNAGMTSADQIVGLRGAALLDTLERLDPLSPEAHALDVNTLADAVNPRDLGKDDFRRLLNALLRLAERAPAFDLSKVDPARFASLVAAASRAQLESVVAERPLRERVLDEIFARMGAHIRPDRARDLHAVVHWRMAGGTGDGGYDRYETVISHGSCTVSREMRSDPRVTITIAPVDFFRLITHQATPAVLFVTGKIKVKGDLAFAAGLIGFFDLPKPV
- a CDS encoding TetR/AcrR family transcriptional regulator, with the translated sequence MSEDDQRPPERARRLPRAVRERQILDAAVQVFSRHGYHAASMDEISDVAGVSKPMIYTYLGSKEDLFGACIRREATRLLEAIQAGVKPDLPPDMQLWHGLRSFYRFVAEYRESWTVLHRQALTVGGAFAAEVTDMRARAIQLVAALVVSAGTRKGVGEQAEFSGEGLSAALVGAAESLADWALDHPDISDGVLASWLMNLVWLGFNDLIEGEVWKPSE
- a CDS encoding MaoC/PaaZ C-terminal domain-containing protein, whose product is MAIRELDSTPSLATLYPKALLGGVLRKPAGSSLPDTELVRTGVVVDPAHLAAYNTVCGFRLSDELPATYPHMLAFPLQMALMTEQGFPFPLLGMVHVANRITQHRALRLGEPLTVRVRAENLRPHEKGRQFDVISEAQVGDETVWTDVSTYLRRSGSSGATPRRDQLVPPTPDAIWRVPGDIGRRYAEVSGDRNPIHLHPLTARLFGFPKAIAHGMWTKAHALAAFEGRLPEAFTVDVRFKQPVLLPAKAGFTSWATPEGWAFELWSKSKPHLDGTITSL
- a CDS encoding 3-oxoacyl-ACP reductase; translation: MADRYQQFTKTPLGKFVVPKLGLPSPATLRRYQPGQPALEGPALLGAAPGGRLEKKVRDQLADAGIDVVTTSGDRHAALVFDATGVTEPGRLREVYDFFHPVIRSVGPSGRVVILGTPPEQVEGRERIAQRALEGFVRSVGKELKRGATAQLVYVAEGAEDATESTLRFLLSAKSAFVDAQVIRIGAEGKTATAPASWEKPLTGKVALVTGASRGIGAAIADVLARDGAHVVALDIPAQGADLSKVANKIGGSALQLDITSPSAPAKLAEYLKERHGGVDVVVHNAGITRDKTLGNMSESAWDSVIAVNLASQLAVNDKLLADRVLNENGRVIGVSSIAGIAGNVGQTNYATSKAGVIGMVNVGAPQLAEYGGTINAVAPGFIETKMTAAVPLFIREAGRRLSSLGQGGLPVDVAETIAWYANPASAAVNGNVVRVCGQALLGA
- a CDS encoding acetyl-CoA C-acetyltransferase, with protein sequence MPPKKAPAVRKVAIIGGNRIPFARSNGPYAKASNQDMFTAALDGLVSRFSLQDEVIGEVAAGAVLKHSKDFNLARESVLGSKLSPATPASDVQMACGTGLQAIVNVANKIALGEIDSAIAGGVDTTSDAPLAVNEDLRQILIQLNAAKTLGDRLKLVAKIRPGHIVPAIPRNSEPRTGLSMGEHAALTAKIWEVTREAQDELAAASHQHLAAAYDRGFFDDLVTPFLKLARDQNLRADSTAEKLAKLKPAFGGPGGTMTAGNSTPLTDGASTVLLATEEWAKAHKLPVQAYLTFSQTAAVDYVHGEEGLLMAPAYAVPRMLARAGLSLQDFDYYEIHEAFASQVLATLKAWEDPAFAKEKLELDEPLGSIDRAKLNVNGSSLAAGHPFAATGGRIVATLAKLLHEKGSGRGLISICAAGGQGVTAILEK
- a CDS encoding DoxX family membrane protein, with translation MILRRVARPLIAATFVYGGINVLRNTQSHAKTAEPFLTDAFDKLEGVIPEQVPRDPATLVRIDAAVKIGAGLAFATGKAPRLTSALLLGSLVPTTLAAHSFWTLQDPAEKKKQQIQFLKNAGLAGGLMLAVADTAGKPSVGWRARRAAKDAGHGVEKLGRKAEKRAKKLAKKAEKALPN